A part of Brassica rapa cultivar Chiifu-401-42 chromosome A05, CAAS_Brap_v3.01, whole genome shotgun sequence genomic DNA contains:
- the LOC103870993 gene encoding transcription factor MYB57 isoform X2, producing MATRERKKEKKIKNSGELTRGSKPTLKIGLKRTEKSCRLRWLNYLRPDVRRGNITAEEHLLIIQLHAKLGNRWSKIAKYLPGRTDNEIKNFWRTKIQRHVKMSSSKNTNNIRHCLGNSQSSVITATDQGSSSKGLISPATTTTSFHVMEQSNDSYWNVEDIWPLQLLNDDLNDDHQVI from the exons ATGGCgacaagagaaagaaagaaagaaaaaaaaattaaaaattctgGAGAGCTGACACGTGGTTCAAAACCCACTCTTAAAATCG GTCTAAAACGTACGGAAAAAAGTTGTCGGCTCCGGTGGCTGAACTATCTCCGGCCAGATGTGCGGCGAGGGAACATAACAGCAGAAGAACATCTTTTGATCATTCAACTTCATGCTAAGCTTGGAAACAG gTGGTCGAAGATTGCGAAATATCTTCCAGGGAGAACGGACAACGAGATAAAGAATTTCTGGAGGACAAAGATTCAGAGACACGTGAAAATGTCTTCGTCGAAAAATACTAATAATATTCGTCATTGTTTGGGAAACTCGCAGAGCTCGGTGATAACGGCGACGGACCAAGGAAGCTCCAGCAAAGGCTTAATCTCGCCGGCGACGACAACGACATCGTTTCATGTGATGGAACAGTCAAACGACAGTTACTGGAACGTTGAAGATATATGGCCCCTTCAGTTGCTTAATGATGACCTTAATGATGACCACCAAGTGATTTAA